One genomic region from Candidatus Caldarchaeum subterraneum encodes:
- a CDS encoding small subunit ribosomal protein S19e has protein sequence MVDVVRAVEPEKLINRVAAYLKNNQVVTPPPWAMFVKTSVAREEPPRNPDWWFVRAASILRKLYLYGPVGVSRMRKFYGGRHRVGMAPPYFAKGGGAIVRKIMQQLEKAELVSTVPRKGRAITPKGVKLLQQAAKSIQTGKES, from the coding sequence TTGGTCGACGTGGTGCGTGCCGTTGAACCGGAGAAGCTGATAAACCGTGTAGCCGCATATCTCAAGAACAACCAAGTGGTCACTCCGCCGCCGTGGGCCATGTTTGTCAAAACCTCTGTTGCGCGGGAGGAGCCTCCCCGTAACCCTGACTGGTGGTTTGTGAGAGCTGCTTCGATTCTCCGTAAGCTGTATCTATACGGTCCCGTGGGTGTGTCGCGGATGAGGAAATTCTATGGTGGTCGGCATCGTGTAGGCATGGCCCCGCCCTACTTCGCCAAAGGCGGCGGAGCAATCGTGAGAAAAATCATGCAACAGCTGGAGAAAGCCGAACTCGTCTCAACCGTGCCCAGAAAAGGCCGCGCCATCACGCCAAAAGGCGTCAAACTCCTCCAACAAGCAGCCAAAAGCATTCAGACGGGCAAAGAGAGCTAA
- a CDS encoding phosphoribosyltransferase: MLFVDRVDAGQKLGKYLKRLYQGTCVVLGIPRGGVVIGYEVAKELKCPLDVVVTRKIGAPGQPELAVGAVAEDGTVFVDEEIAAIVGVSREYVEKKAEEEMREVRRRAILYRGGKPMQPLIDMRVVIVDDGLATGLTMKAAVHMARNQRAGKVIVAVPVAPSETVEKLKKIADDVVVLETPTNFFAIGQFYERFDQLSDEEVLETLRKASMAVG, encoded by the coding sequence TTGTTGTTCGTCGACAGGGTTGACGCTGGGCAGAAGCTCGGAAAATATCTGAAGAGACTTTATCAGGGCACGTGTGTGGTTCTCGGGATTCCGCGAGGTGGCGTGGTTATTGGCTATGAGGTGGCTAAGGAGCTAAAGTGTCCTCTTGACGTGGTGGTTACACGTAAGATCGGTGCACCGGGTCAGCCTGAGCTTGCCGTCGGCGCGGTAGCTGAGGATGGGACGGTTTTCGTTGACGAGGAGATAGCCGCGATAGTGGGCGTTTCACGTGAGTATGTGGAGAAGAAGGCGGAGGAGGAGATGCGGGAGGTTCGGCGACGAGCCATACTCTACAGAGGCGGAAAACCCATGCAACCACTCATAGACATGAGGGTTGTCATCGTCGACGACGGCCTCGCAACAGGGCTGACCATGAAAGCAGCTGTCCACATGGCCCGTAACCAGCGAGCCGGAAAAGTCATAGTAGCTGTCCCCGTAGCACCGTCCGAAACAGTTGAAAAACTCAAAAAAATAGCAGACGACGTCGTCGTCCTCGAGACGCCGACAAACTTCTTCGCCATCGGCCAGTTCTATGAAAGGTTTGACCAGCTCAGCGATGAAGAGGTTCTGGAAACCCTGCGGAAAGCCTCCATGGCGGTGGGATAG
- a CDS encoding spermine synthase produces the protein MPLLVGLRSFGFYGVVFVSGAVAMSLEMAASRLLAPVFGNTIFVWGSLIGVVLASLAIGYRLGGVLADRRPSVNMLAAIAFTGGLLTFAIPFFSPLVLEAAAAASLDEKIGPLIATTFLLAPPTIPMGMVSPYAVKLLAQTRGRVGVSAGDIYSLSTVGSIAGTFLTVFALLPSLDVRTVVLGSGAVLMITAALYLSKTVKIFTALLLLIALTPVGYFAQGLTASGGEVLYSRETLYNSLAVVRQGDTVTLYLNGLPHSATSETDPAKLIFPYTRFFELGLALKPDAEKTLFIGGGGLSGPKYFLKNYPEVRVDVVEIDPDVVDTARRFFHVPEDSRLRVFVDDARMFLTKTDEKYDVVIMDAYSKTYVPFHLMTLEFYQLLRQKISSDGVVVSNLIASLTGDTSEIFWAQYRTVSQVFPKLYVFKASEGGGSFVQNLILVACASITCDLEQAVSRVKDEWLAEKILTNRWTTIPALEEYPIFTDSYAPVERMINPITGKPYSIELEDAGVTLATLNYVGSNALSLATIVLAVFIWLFVLIQRNI, from the coding sequence TTGCCGTTGCTGGTTGGGTTGAGGAGTTTCGGGTTTTACGGTGTTGTTTTTGTCTCGGGTGCGGTTGCGATGAGCTTGGAGATGGCGGCGAGCCGTCTTCTCGCGCCTGTTTTCGGGAACACTATCTTTGTCTGGGGGAGCTTGATTGGGGTTGTTCTGGCGTCGCTCGCCATAGGATACAGGCTGGGCGGTGTGCTCGCCGACCGGAGGCCGAGCGTCAACATGCTCGCTGCCATAGCGTTCACCGGAGGGCTGCTCACCTTCGCCATCCCCTTCTTCTCACCTCTGGTCCTCGAAGCAGCTGCAGCAGCCAGTCTCGACGAAAAAATAGGGCCACTCATAGCAACCACTTTCCTCCTCGCACCTCCGACAATTCCCATGGGAATGGTTTCACCATACGCTGTCAAGCTTCTTGCCCAGACACGTGGGAGGGTGGGTGTCTCGGCCGGCGACATTTACTCGCTCTCGACGGTGGGCAGCATAGCGGGCACTTTCTTAACAGTTTTCGCGCTTCTCCCCAGCCTCGACGTCAGAACAGTTGTACTGGGCAGCGGAGCAGTCCTCATGATAACGGCGGCACTCTATCTCTCCAAGACGGTGAAGATATTCACGGCTCTGCTTCTGCTCATCGCGTTGACGCCTGTGGGCTACTTTGCACAGGGCTTGACTGCTTCAGGTGGAGAGGTTCTCTACAGCCGTGAAACCCTCTACAACAGCCTCGCAGTAGTTCGACAAGGCGACACAGTTACCCTCTATCTGAACGGGTTACCGCACAGCGCCACTTCAGAGACAGACCCAGCAAAACTCATCTTCCCCTACACACGGTTCTTCGAACTGGGACTCGCCCTCAAACCCGACGCGGAAAAAACCCTCTTCATAGGAGGCGGCGGACTCAGCGGCCCCAAATACTTCCTCAAAAACTATCCAGAAGTAAGGGTCGATGTCGTGGAGATAGACCCTGATGTCGTCGACACAGCGCGAAGGTTTTTCCACGTCCCCGAGGACAGCAGGCTGCGAGTCTTCGTCGACGACGCGCGGATGTTTCTCACAAAAACCGATGAGAAATACGATGTCGTAATAATGGATGCATACTCGAAAACCTATGTGCCTTTCCACCTGATGACTCTAGAGTTTTACCAGCTTCTCCGCCAGAAAATATCCAGCGACGGCGTCGTGGTCTCCAACCTGATAGCATCGCTCACCGGCGACACGTCAGAGATATTCTGGGCACAATACCGCACTGTTTCACAGGTTTTCCCCAAACTCTATGTCTTCAAAGCCTCCGAAGGCGGGGGAAGCTTTGTCCAAAACCTTATACTGGTCGCCTGCGCATCTATAACATGTGACTTGGAGCAGGCTGTCTCACGCGTCAAAGACGAGTGGCTCGCTGAAAAAATTTTGACAAACAGGTGGACAACCATACCCGCCCTCGAGGAATACCCGATTTTCACCGACTCATACGCTCCAGTGGAGAGGATGATAAACCCCATAACAGGCAAGCCCTACTCAATTGAGCTGGAGGATGCGGGAGTAACTCTTGCCACTCTCAACTACGTGGGCAGCAACGCCCTCTCCCTCGCAACAATCGTCTTAGCCGTCTTCATATGGCTGTTCGTACTGATTCAGCGCAACATCTAA
- a CDS encoding DNA-directed RNA polymerase subunit P, whose amino-acid sequence MGEALYESRPLYQCVKCGRVFEKEKLVKGPDTRCPYCTPVVYVIKKAKSPTAKLIKTSELGRDPSLELFENLYK is encoded by the coding sequence ATGGGAGAGGCGCTCTATGAGTCGCGGCCCCTTTACCAGTGTGTAAAATGTGGCAGGGTCTTTGAGAAGGAGAAGCTTGTGAAAGGTCCTGACACACGCTGCCCCTACTGCACACCGGTGGTCTACGTCATCAAGAAGGCCAAATCACCGACCGCGAAGCTCATAAAAACCTCTGAACTGGGACGCGACCCAAGCCTCGAACTCTTCGAAAACCTCTACAAGTAG